A stretch of the Equus caballus isolate H_3958 breed thoroughbred chromosome X, TB-T2T, whole genome shotgun sequence genome encodes the following:
- the MED12 gene encoding mediator of RNA polymerase II transcription subunit 12 isoform X26 — protein sequence MAAFGILSYEHRPLKRPRLGPPDVYPQDPKQKEDELTALNVKQGFNNQPAVSGDEHGSAKNVNFNPAKISSNFSSIIAEKLRCNTLPDTGRRKPQVNQKDNFWLVTARSQSAINTWFTDLAGTKPLTQLAKKVPIFSKKEEVFGYLAKYTVPVMRAAWLIKMTCAYYAAITETKVKKRHVIDPFMEWTQIITKYLWEQLQKMAEYYRPGPAGSGGCGSTIGPLPHDVEVAIRQWDYNEKLAMFMFQDGMLDRHEFLTWVLECFEKIRPGEDELLKLLLPLLLRYSGEFVQSAYLSRRLAYFCTRRLALQLDGVSSHSSHVMSAQSTGTLPTTPAPQPPTSSTPSTPFSDLLMCPQHRPLVFGLSCILQTILLCCPSALVWHYSLTDSRIKTGSPLDHLPIAPSNLPMPEGNSAFTQQVRAKLREIEQQIKERGQAVEVRWSFDKCQEATAGFTIGRVLHTLEVLDSHSFERSDFSNSLDSLCNRIFGLGPSKDGHEISSDDDAVVSLLCEWAVSCKRSGRHRAMVVAKLLEKRQAEIEAERCGESEAADEKGSIASGSLSAPSAPIFQDVLLQFLDTQAPMLTDPRSESERVEFFNLVLLFCELIRHDVFSHNMYTCTLISRGDLAFGAPGPRPPSPFDDPADDPERKEAEGSSSSKLEDPGLSESMDIDPSSSVLFEDMEKPDFSLFSPTMPCEGKGSPSPEKPDVEKEVKPPPKEKIEGTLGVLYDQPRHVQYATHFPIPQEESCSHECNQRLVVLFGVGKQRDDARHAIKKITKDILKVLNRKGTAETDQLAPIVPLNPGDLTFLGGEDGQKRRRNRPEAFPTAEDIFAKFQHLSHYDQHQVTAQVSRNVLEQITSFALGMSYHLPLVQHVQFIFDLMEYSLSISGLIDFAIQLLNELSVVEAELLLKSSDLVGSYTTSLCLCIVAVLRHYHACLILNQDQMAQVFEGLCGVVKHGMNRSDGSSAERCILAYLYDLYTSCSHLKSKFGELFSDFCSKVKNTIYCNVEPSESNMRWAPEFMIDTLENPAAHTFTYTGLGKSLSENPANRYSFVCNALMHVCVGHHDPDRVNDIAILCAELTGYCKSLSAEWLGVLKALCCSSNNGTCGFNDLLCNVDVSDLSFHDSLATFVAILIARQCLLLEDLIRCAAIPSLLNAACSEQDSEPGARLTCRILLHLFKTPQLNPCQSDGNKPTVGIRSSCDRHLLAASQNRIVDGAVFAVLKAVFVLGDAELKGSGFTVTGGTEELPEEEGGGGSGGRRQGGRNISVETASLDVYAKYVLRSICQQEWVGERCLKSLCEDSNDLQDPVLSSAQAQRLMQLICYPHRLLDNEDGENPQRQRIKRILQNLDQWTMRQSSLELQLMIKQTPNNEMNSLLENIAKATIEVFQQSAETGSSSGNTASNMPSSSKTKPVLSSLERSGVWLVAPLIAKLPTSVQGHVLKAAGEELEKGQHLGSSSRKERDRQKQKSMSLLSQQPFLSLVLTCLKGQDEQREGLLTSLYSQVHQIVNNWRDDQYLDDCKPKQLMHEALKLRLNLVGGMFDTVQRSTQQTTEWAVLLLEIIISGTVDMQSNNELFTTVLDMLSVLINGTLAADMSSISQGSMEENKRAYMNLVKKLRKELGERQSDSLEKVRQLLPLPKQTRDVITCEPQGSLIDTKGNKIAGFDSIFKKEGLQVSTKQKISPWDLFEGLKPSAPLSWGWFGTVRVDRRVARGEEQQRLLLYHTHLRPRPRAYYLEPLPLPPEDEEPPAPTPLEPEKKAPEPPKTDKPGAAPPSTEERKKKSTKGKKRSQPAAKTEDYGMGPGRSGPYGVTVPPDLLHHANPGSISHLSYRQGSIGLYTQNQPLPAGGPRVDPYRPMRLPMQKLPTRPPYPGVLPTAVTGVMGLEPSSYKTSVYRQQQPAVPQGQRLRQQLQQSQGMLGQSSVHQMTPSSSYGLQTSQGYTPYVSHVGLQQHTGPADPTRHLQQRPSGYVHQQAPTYGHGLTSSQRFSHQTLQQTPMMGTMTPLGAQGVQAGVRSASILPEQQQQQQQQQQQQQQQQQQQQQQQQQQQQQQYHIRQQQQQQILRQQQQQQQQQQQQQQQQQQQQQQQQQQQAHQQQQQQAAPPQPQPQSQPQFQRQGLQQTQQQQQTAALVRQLQQQLSNTQPQPSTNLFGRF from the exons ATGGCGGCCTTCGGGATCTTGAGCTACGAACACCGGCCCCTGAAGCGGCCGCGGCTGGGGCCTCCCGATGTGTACCCTCAAGATCCCAAACAGAAGGAG GATGAACTGACGGCCCTGAATGTAAAACAAGGCTTCAATAACCAGCCTGCTGTCTCTGGGGATGAACATGGCAGTGCCAAGAACGTCAACTTCAATCCTGCCAAG ATCAGTTCCAACTTCAGCAGCATTATTGCAGAGAAGTTACGTTGTAACACCCTCCCTGACACTGGTCGCAGGAAGCCCCAAGTGAACCAGAAGGACAACTTCTGGCTGGTGACGGCGCGATCCCAGAGTGCCATTAACACCTGGTTCACTGACCTGGCTGGCACCAAGCCACTCACACAACTAGCCAAAAAG GTCCCCATTTTCAGTAAGAAGGAAGAAGTGTTTGGGTACTTAGCCAAATACACAGTGCCTGTGATGCGGGCTGCCTGGCTCATTAAGATGACCTGTGCCTACTATGCAGCAATCACTGAGACCAAGGTTAAGAAGAGACATGTCATTGACCCCTTCATGG AATGGACTCAGATCATCACCAAGTACTTATGGGAGCAGCTGCAAAAGATGGCTGAATACTACCGGCCAGGGCCTGCAGGAAGCGGGGGCTGTGGTTCCACTATAGGGCCCTTGCCCCATGATGTAGAAGTGGCAATCCGGCAGTGGGACTACAATGAGAAGCTGGCCATGTTCATGTTTCAG GATGGAATGCTGGACAGACATGAGTTCCTGACCTGGGTACTTGAGTGTTTTGAGAAAATCCGCCCTGGAGAGGATGAATTGCTTAAACTGCTGTTGCCCCTGCTGCTTCGA TACTCTGGGGAATTCGTTCAGTCTGCATACCTCTCTCGCCGCCTTGCCTACTTCTGTACCCGGAGGCTGGCCCTGCAGCTGGATGGCGTGAGCAGTCACTCGTCTCATGTGATGTCTGCTCAGTCGACAGGCACACTGCCCACCACCCCTGCTCCTCAGCCCCCGACTAGCAGCACACCCTCTACACCCTTTAGTGACCTACTTATGTGCCCTCAGCACCGGCCCCTAGTTTTTGGCCTCAGCTGTATCCTTCAG ACCATCCTCCTGTGTTGTCCTAGTGCCCTGGTTTGGCACTACTCACTGACTGATAGCCGAATTAAGACTGGCTCACCACTTGACCACCTGCCTATTGCCCCCTCCAACCTGCCCATGCCAGAGGGCAACAGTGCCTTCACTCAGCAG GTCCGTGCAAAGTTGCGGGAGATTGAGCAGCAGATCAAGGAGCGAGGACAGGCAGTTGAGGTTCGCTGGTCTTTTGATAAGTGCCAGGAAGCTACTGCAG GCTTCACCATTGGACGGGTGCTCCATACTTTGGAAGTGCTGGACAGCCATAGTTTTGAGCGCTCTGACTTCAGCAACTCTCTTGACTCCTTGTGTAACCGAATCTTTGGATTGGGGCCTAGCAAGGATGGGCATGAG ATCTCCTCAGATGATGATGCTGTGGTATCATTACTGTGTGAATGGGCTGTCAGCTGCAAGCGTTCTGGTCGGCATCGTGCTATGGTGGTAGCCAAGCTGCTGGAGAAGAGACAGGCAGAGATTGAGGCTGAG CGTTGTGGAGAATCAGAAGCCGCAGATGAAAAGGGTTCCATCGCCTCTGGCTCCCTTTCTGCTCCTAGTGCTCCCATTTTCCAGGATGTTCTCCTGCAGTTTCTGGATACACAGGCTCCCATGCTGA CGGACCCCCGAAGTGAGAGTGAGCGGGTGGAGTTCTTTAACTTGGTACTGCTGTTCTGTGAACTCATTCGACATGATGTTTTCTCCCACAACATGTATACTTGCACCCTCATCTCCCGAGGGGACCTTGCCTTTGGAGCCCCTGGTCCCCGGCCTCCCTCTCCCTTTGATGACCCTGCTGATGACCCAGAGCGCAAGGAGGCTGAGGGCAGCAGCAGTAGCAAGCTGGAG GATCCGGGGCTCTCGGAGTCTATGGACATAGACCCTAGTTCCAGTGTACTGTTTGAGGACATGGAGAAGCCTGATTTCTCA TTGTTCTCTCCTACTATGCCCTGTGAGGGGAAGGGCAGTCCATCCCCTGAGAAACCAGATGTTGAGAAGGAGGTGAAGCCCCCACCCAAGGAGAAGATAGAAGGGACCCTTGGGGTTCTTTATGACCAGCCACGGCATGTGCAGTATGCCACACACTTTCCCATCCCCCAG GAGGAGTCATGCAGCCATGAGTGCAACCAGCGGTTGGTCGTACTGTTTGGGGTGGGAAAGCAGCGAGATGATGCCCGACATGCCATCAAGAAAATAACCAAGGATATCCTGAAGGTTCTGAACCGCAAGGGGACGGCGGAAACTG ACCAGCTTGCTCCTATTGTGCCTCTGAATCCTGGAGACCTGACATTCTTAG GTGGGGAGGATGGGCAGAAGCGACGGCGCAACCGGCCTGAAGCCTTCCCCACTGCTGAAGATATCTTTGCTAAGTTCCAGCATCTTTCACATTATGACCAACACCAGGTCACGGCTCAG GTCTCCCGGAATGTTCTGGAGCAGATCACGAGTTTTGCCCTTGGCATGTCATACCACTTGCCTCTGGTGCAGCATGTGCAGTTCATCTTCGACCTCATGGAATATTCACTCAGCATCAGTGGCCTCATCGACTTTGCCATTCAG CTACTGAATGAACTGAGTGTAGTTGAGGCTGAGTTGCTTCTCAAATCCTCGGATCTGGTGGGCAGCTACACTACCAGCCTGTGCCTGTGCATTGTGGCTGTCCTGCGGCACTATCATGCCTGCCTCATCCTCAACCAGGACCAGATGGCACAGGTCTTTGAGGG GCTGTGTGGCGTAGTGAAGCATGGGATGAACCGGTCAGATGGCTCCTCTGCAGAACGCTGTATCCTTGCTTATCTCTATGATCTGTACACCTCCTGTAGCCATTTAAAGAGCAAATTTGGGGAGCTCTTCAG CGACTTCTGCTCCAAGGTGAAGAACACCATCTACTGCAACGTGGAGCCGTCAGAATCCAATATGCGCTGGGCACCTGAGTTCATGATTGACACTCTGGAGAACCCTGCAGCTCACACCTTCACCTACACGGGGCTAGGCAAGAGTCTTAGTGAGAACCCTGCTAACCGCTACAGCTTTGTCTGCAATGCCCTTATGCACGTCTGTGTGGGGCACCATGATCCCGATAG GGTGAATGACATCGCAATCCTGTGTGCAGAGCTGACCGGCTATTGCAAGTCACTGAGTGCGGAATGGCTAGGAGTCCTTAAAGCCTTGTGCTGCTCCTCTAACAATGGCACTTGTGGTTTCAACGACCTCCTCTGCAATGTAGAT GTCAGTGACCTGTCTTTTCATGATTCCCTGGCTACTTTTGTTGCCATCCTCATCGCTCGGCAGTGTTTGCTCCTAGAGGATCTGATTCGCTGTGCTGCCATCCCTTCACTCCTTAATGCTG CTTGCAGTGAGCAGGATTCTGAGCCCGGGGCCCGACTTACCTGCCGCATCCTCCTTCACCTTTTCAAGACACCTCAACTCAATCCTTGCCAGTCGGATGGAA ACAAGCCTACTGTAGGAATCCGCTCCTCCTGTGACCGCCACCTGCTGGCTGCCTCCCAGAACCGCATCGTGGATGGAGCTGTGTTTGCTGTTCTCAAGGCTGTGTTTGTACTTG GCGATGCGGAACTGAAGGGTTCAGGCTTCACTGTGACAGGAGGAACAGAAGAACTtccagaggaggaggggggaggtggCAGTGGCGGTCGGAGGCAGGGTGGCCGCAACATCTCTGTGGAGACAGCCAGTCTGGATGTCTATGCCAAGTACGTGCTGCGCAGCATCTGCCAACAG GAATGGGTAGGAGAACGTTGCCTTAAATCGCTGTGTGAGGACAGCAATGACCTACAAGACCCAGTGTTGAGTAGCGCCCAGGCCCAGCGCCTCATGCAGCTCATCTGCTACCCACATCGGCTGCTGGACAATGAGGATGGGGAAAATCCCCAGCGACAACGCATTAAGCGTATTCTCCAG AACTTGGACCAGTGGACCATGCGTCAGTCTTCCCTGGAGCTGCAGCTCATGATCAAGCAGACCCCTAACAAT GAGATGAACTCCCTCTTAGAGAACATTGCCAAGGCCACAATCGAGGTGTTCCAACAGTCAGCAGAGACAGGGTCATCTTCTGGAAACACTGCAAGCAACATGCCCAGCAGCAGCAAGACCAAGCCTGTGCTCAG CTCTCTGGAGCGCTCTGGTGTATGGCTGGTGGCCCCCCTCATTGCTAAACTGCCCACCTCAGTCCAGGGGCATGTGTTAAAGGCTGCTGGGGAGGAATTGGAGAAGGGCCAGCACCTGGGTTCCTCTTCCCGCAAAGAACGTGATCGACAAAAGCAAAAGAG TATGTCCCTGTTGAGCCAGCAGCCTTTCTTGTCCCTGGTGCTGACGTGTCTGAAAGGGCAGGATGAGCAGCGTGAGGGACTCCTTACCTCCCTTTACAGCCAAGTGCACCAG ATTGTGAATAATTGGCGAGATGACCAGTACTTAGATGATTGCAAACCAAAGCAGCTAATGCATGAGGCACTCAAACTGCGGCTCAACCTG GTGGGGGGCATGTTTGACACGGTGCAGCGCAGCACCCAACAGACCACAGAGTGGGCTGTGCTCCTCCTGGAGATCATCATCAGCGGCACTGTCGACATGCAGTCCAACAA CGAGCTCTTCACCACTGTATTGGACATGCTGAGCGTGCTCATCAATGGGACCCTGGCTGCGGACATGTCCAGCATCTCTCAAGGCAGCATGGAGGAAAACAAACGCGCCTACATGAACCTGGTGAAGAAGCTGCGG AAAGAGTTGGGGGAGCGCCAATCAGACAGTCTGGAAAAAGTTCGCcagctgctgccactgcccaAGCAGACCCGAGATGTCATCACATGTGAGCCACAGGGCTCCCTTATTGACACCAAGGGCAACAAGATTGCCGGCTTTGATTCCATCTTCAAGAAAGAG GGTCTACAGGTTTCCACCAAACAAAAGATCTCTCCCTGGGATCTTTTTGAGGGGCTGAAGCCGTCTGCACCACTCTCTTGGGGCTGGTTTGGAACAGTCCGGGTCGACAGGCGAGTGGCCCGAGGCGAGGAGCAGCAGCGGTTGCTGCTCTACCACACACACCTGCGGCCCCGGCCCCGTGCCTATTACCTGgagccactgccactgccaccagAGGATGAGGAGCCCCCCGCTCCCACCCCGCTAGAGCCTGAGAAAAAGGCTCCAGAGCCCCCCAAAACTGACAAGCCTGGGGCTGCTCCACCTAGTACTGAGGAACGCAAGAAGAAGTCCACGAAGGGCAAGAAACGCAGCCAGCCTGCTGCCAAGACGGAG GACTATGGAATGGGCCCAGGGCGGAGTGGCCCCTATGGTGTGACCGTGCCTCCGGACCTCCTGCACCACGCCAACCCTGGTTCCATATCCCACCTTAGCTACAGGCAGGGTTCCATAGGCCTGTACACCCAGAACCAGCCACTACCTGCAG GTGGCCCTCGTGTGGACCCATACCGCCCTATGCGGTTACCAATGCAGAAGCTGCCGACCCGACCACCTTACCCTGGAGTGCTACCCACAGCCGTGACTGGCGTCATGGGACTGGAACCCTCTTCCTACAAGACCTCTGTGTACCGACAGCAGCAGCCTGCGGTGCCCCAAGGACAGCGCCTTCGCCAACAGCTCCAG CAGAGTCAGGGGATGTTGGGACAGTCATCTGTCCATCAGATGACTCCCAGCTCTTCCTACGGTTTGCAGACCTCCCAG ggCTATACTCCTTATGTTTCTCATGTGGGATTGCAGCAACACACAGGCCCCGCAG ATCCTACTCGCCACCTGCAACAGCGGCCCAGTGGCTATGTGCACCAGCAGGCCCCAACCTACGGACATGGGCTGACCTCCAGTCAGAG GTTTTCACACCAGACACTGCAGCAAACACCCATGATGGGTACCATGACTCCACTGGGCGCCCAGGGCGTCCAGGCCGGCGTCCGATCAGCTTCCATCTTGCCtgagcagcagcaacagcagcagcagcagcagcagcagcagcagcaacagcagcagcagcagcagcagcagcagcagcagcagcaacagcagcaataCCACAtccggcagcagcagcagcagcagatccTGCGG cagcagcagcaacagcagcagcagcagcagcagcagcaacagcagcagcagcaacagcaacagcagcagcagcaacagcaagcacaccagcagcagcagcagcaggcggctcctccccaaccccagccccagtCCCAGCCCCAG TTCCAGCGCCAGGGGCTTCAGCAGACACAGCAACAGCAACAGACAGCAGCTTTGGTCCGGCAGCTCCAACAACAGCTCTCCA ATACCCAGCCACAGCCCAGTACCAACCTATTTGGACGCTTCTGA